A stretch of the Caldanaerobius fijiensis DSM 17918 genome encodes the following:
- a CDS encoding DUF4351 domain-containing protein, whose translation MPETYDLTVKNMFSDMADDIISYLTGFKIKKLDELNIEFTRVERRNSDMIFKCETDETETKEIAIHIEFQSENDTTMPYRMLRYAAEIMEKHKLLPYQVVIYIGNSKAQMDNGLSYTVGNNKLDYTYKILDAGEIRFLDIAKTNYFDLYPLLPVIDREKRIEEGEKYLRICVDLIKEAPVNINKKKDILFKAELLSGIVYSQEVIKKIFEEVEKMLRLEESSTYKMIIEKGIKEGMEKGIKEGIKEGMEKGKAEIVLKLLNKKFKGLPKKYEEKVLGSDIKTLDRITDDIFDMEKPEDLDKYFA comes from the coding sequence ATGCCTGAAACGTATGATTTGACCGTAAAAAATATGTTTTCGGACATGGCAGACGATATAATCTCGTATTTAACGGGATTTAAAATCAAAAAACTGGATGAACTTAATATAGAGTTTACAAGGGTGGAGCGCAGAAACAGTGACATGATATTTAAATGCGAAACAGATGAGACAGAGACGAAAGAAATTGCTATTCATATAGAATTTCAATCTGAAAATGATACAACGATGCCATATAGAATGCTGCGGTATGCGGCAGAAATAATGGAAAAGCACAAACTGCTGCCGTATCAGGTTGTAATTTATATAGGCAATAGCAAAGCCCAGATGGATAATGGGCTAAGCTATACTGTTGGCAATAACAAGCTCGACTATACGTACAAAATATTAGATGCGGGAGAAATCAGATTTTTGGATATTGCAAAAACGAATTATTTCGATCTTTATCCGTTACTACCGGTTATAGATAGAGAAAAAAGAATAGAAGAGGGTGAAAAATACCTTAGAATATGTGTCGATTTAATCAAGGAAGCGCCCGTAAACATAAATAAAAAGAAGGACATTTTGTTTAAAGCCGAACTGCTTTCAGGTATAGTGTACAGTCAGGAAGTTATAAAGAAAATTTTCGAGGAGGTGGAAAAGATGTTGAGACTTGAAGAATCATCAACGTATAAGATGATAATTGAGAAAGGAATCAAAGAAGGCATGGAAAAGGGTATAAAAGAGGGTATAAAAGAAGGCATGGAAAAAGGGAAGGCAGAAATAGTACTTAAGCTTCTCAATAAAAAGTTTAAAGGGCTTCCGAAAAAATATGAAGAAAAAGTGCTGGGATCGGATATCAAGACGCTAGATAGGATAACCGATGATATATTTGATATGGAGAAGCCTGAAGATTTGGATAAGTATTTCGCTTAA
- a CDS encoding YckD family protein, with product MRKRKFMIVLAVIIALAIPFSVFAATSNTPAAKSVRSFFGIDPSKLTDKQKADITDYNKKMADLQKDFINKMVADGVITKEQGDAAIKQIDDMLNNANKNGMPYIFGMGRKGFGRGDFGLGKIDTSKLTQQQKTELIAIYKEMANLQKDLVNKLVSEGLITKNQGDTAINKIDNMINNIEKNGLANCRGLMIGGMDGFGFVLKDIDTSKLTQQQKTEIINYFKKMAELQKQLVNKFVSFGLITKDQGSAITSRIDNMQKNIEQNGLPQGFHKGFRMGRGHFGGEWHERYNQQNDTQQNSTQQNNNGLIQVSPQTL from the coding sequence ATGAGAAAGAGAAAATTTATGATTGTGCTGGCGGTCATAATAGCTCTGGCAATTCCATTTTCCGTCTTTGCAGCCACATCTAATACGCCAGCAGCAAAAAGCGTGAGGAGCTTCTTTGGAATAGACCCGTCAAAGCTTACAGACAAACAAAAGGCCGATATCACAGATTACAACAAAAAGATGGCCGACCTTCAGAAGGATTTTATCAACAAAATGGTTGCCGATGGGGTTATAACCAAAGAACAGGGTGATGCTGCTATCAAGCAGATCGACGACATGCTTAACAATGCCAATAAGAATGGCATGCCCTACATTTTTGGAATGGGCAGGAAAGGTTTTGGACGAGGTGATTTTGGCCTGGGCAAAATAGATACGTCGAAGCTCACCCAGCAACAAAAAACTGAGTTAATAGCTATTTATAAAGAAATGGCTAATCTGCAGAAGGATCTTGTAAACAAGTTGGTCTCTGAAGGTTTGATAACCAAAAATCAAGGCGATACTGCAATAAACAAAATCGATAATATGATAAACAATATAGAGAAAAATGGCCTGGCTAATTGTAGAGGGCTGATGATAGGTGGCATGGATGGCTTTGGATTTGTTTTAAAAGACATTGATACATCAAAACTTACCCAGCAGCAGAAAACAGAGATAATCAACTATTTCAAAAAGATGGCAGAATTGCAGAAACAACTGGTTAACAAGTTTGTCAGCTTCGGCTTAATCACTAAAGATCAGGGAAGCGCCATTACCAGCAGGATTGACAATATGCAGAAAAATATAGAGCAAAACGGGTTACCTCAAGGTTTCCACAAAGGCTTTAGGATGGGAAGAGGCCACTTTGGCGGTGAGTGGCATGAAAGATACAACCAGCAAAACGACACTCAACAGAACAGCACACAGCAGAACAACAATGGTTTAATTCAGGTTTCCCCTCAAACCTTGTAA
- a CDS encoding SGNH/GDSL hydrolase family protein has translation MGMKTVKENYNFLVLGDSISRGIIYSEEKGKYVPIKESYVGLIQNKLKGTVNNVAKFGNTLLRGMERLQKELIKNKPDVVFIEFGGNDCDFNWQEVAENPDAEHEPKTNFDVFKTQLKVLIRNLESMNIIPALMTLPPLDPDRYFKWISHGNEEMGKNILKWLGSVSKIYWWQEKYNSAILNVAEETKTKLIDVRSAFLDYPDFRKLICIDGIHPNESGHKVIANKIYEYIKVNYPYLLKENIIE, from the coding sequence GTGGGAATGAAAACGGTTAAAGAAAATTATAATTTTCTTGTGCTGGGCGATTCCATTTCAAGAGGTATAATATACAGCGAAGAAAAAGGAAAATATGTCCCGATAAAAGAAAGTTATGTCGGTTTAATTCAAAATAAACTTAAAGGCACCGTAAATAATGTTGCGAAATTCGGAAATACTCTTTTAAGAGGCATGGAAAGATTACAAAAGGAGCTAATAAAAAATAAACCCGATGTTGTCTTCATCGAATTTGGAGGAAACGACTGCGATTTTAATTGGCAGGAGGTCGCTGAAAATCCAGATGCCGAACATGAGCCAAAAACAAATTTTGATGTTTTTAAAACACAGCTCAAAGTTTTGATAAGAAATCTAGAAAGCATGAATATAATCCCCGCTTTAATGACATTGCCTCCGCTTGATCCTGATAGATATTTTAAATGGATAAGCCATGGCAACGAGGAAATGGGCAAAAATATTTTAAAATGGCTTGGAAGCGTAAGCAAAATTTATTGGTGGCAAGAAAAATATAATTCGGCCATCCTAAATGTTGCCGAAGAGACCAAAACAAAATTGATAGATGTAAGGAGCGCCTTCCTGGACTATCCCGATTTCAGAAAGCTTATCTGCATTGATGGCATTCATCCTAATGAAAGTGGACATAAAGTGATAGCAAATAAAATATACGAATACATAAAGGTAAATTATCCGTATTTGCTCAAGGAAAATATAATCGAGTAG
- a CDS encoding cation diffusion facilitator family transporter has protein sequence MDRVKIGTKTSWITIFINIALCIFKLVAGFVGRSSAMIADGVHTLSDILATFVVILGLKISSREEDDKHPYGHEKFEPVFAKIISVVLIITGFLIGFEGFKKLISGEIITPGKIALVAALVSIIVKEAMYWYTIIVARKIKSLSMEADAWHHRSDAFSSIGTFIGIFAARMGYKFFDPLAALIVSFFIIKVGVDFYLKATKELVDEAVDEETIDNIKNIVNSVEGVRGIKSLKTRIFGHRIYVDLEIYIDDKISVKEGHDIAELVHDELESKIDNIKHCMVHIEPIGYFK, from the coding sequence ATGGATAGAGTAAAAATTGGCACAAAAACCTCATGGATTACAATTTTTATTAACATAGCGTTATGCATTTTTAAGCTTGTTGCGGGATTTGTAGGAAGAAGTAGTGCTATGATTGCAGATGGAGTTCATACACTATCGGATATTTTAGCAACATTTGTAGTAATTTTAGGATTAAAGATATCATCGAGGGAGGAAGATGATAAGCACCCCTATGGGCATGAAAAATTTGAACCTGTTTTTGCTAAGATAATAAGTGTTGTTCTTATAATTACAGGTTTTTTAATTGGATTTGAAGGGTTTAAAAAATTAATATCTGGAGAGATAATAACACCAGGAAAAATTGCCTTAGTAGCGGCATTGGTTTCAATAATAGTAAAGGAAGCGATGTATTGGTATACAATTATAGTTGCAAGAAAGATAAAAAGTTTATCTATGGAGGCTGACGCATGGCATCATCGCTCAGATGCTTTTTCATCTATAGGAACATTTATTGGTATTTTTGCTGCAAGAATGGGCTATAAATTTTTTGATCCACTTGCTGCTTTGATTGTAAGTTTCTTTATTATAAAAGTAGGTGTAGATTTTTATTTAAAGGCTACAAAAGAATTGGTTGATGAAGCTGTTGATGAAGAAACTATAGATAATATTAAGAATATCGTTAATAGTGTAGAAGGGGTTAGAGGAATAAAGAGTTTAAAGACAAGAATCTTCGGTCACAGAATATATGTGGACTTAGAAATTTATATTGATGATAAAATTAGTGTAAAGGAAGGCCATGATATTGCTGAATTAGTTCATGATGAGTTGGAATCAAAGATAGATAATATAAAGCATTGTATGGTTCATATAGAGCCAATTGGATATTTTAAATAA
- a CDS encoding XapX domain-containing protein, giving the protein MMTILLTMLAGAILGATFKKLRLPLPAPATLSGVLGVLGVLLGSMLAKLF; this is encoded by the coding sequence ATGATGACAATTTTATTAACAATGTTAGCAGGAGCTATACTAGGTGCTACATTTAAAAAACTTAGGCTCCCATTACCTGCACCAGCAACTTTGTCAGGTGTCTTAGGAGTGTTAGGTGTATTACTTGGAAGTATGTTAGCAAAGTTGTTCTAA
- a CDS encoding helix-turn-helix domain-containing protein translates to MIDMRKAGAFISKLRKERDMTQVELADALNVSHQAVSKWEVGDSMPDIGTLPKLAQLFDVTVDEILKGERYNHGDLEEKEEGLVVRELADGDLERIAEMIKNDELKADALVNVAPIVKSSMLEKIVDNLNSNVFSLEDIVGLAPFVRRDTLDRLIKDIYLEKIDPEHILGLAPFVSHDTLDRLLEHLGETYINCELISNLAPFLRREELEKAL, encoded by the coding sequence ATGATAGACATGAGAAAAGCAGGCGCATTTATATCAAAACTGAGAAAAGAAAGGGATATGACACAGGTTGAACTGGCAGACGCGCTAAATGTTAGTCACCAGGCTGTTTCAAAGTGGGAAGTAGGAGATTCTATGCCGGACATCGGAACTTTACCTAAACTCGCTCAGTTATTTGATGTTACCGTGGATGAAATTCTAAAAGGGGAGAGGTATAACCATGGAGACCTTGAAGAAAAGGAAGAAGGCCTGGTTGTAAGAGAATTAGCGGATGGTGACCTAGAGAGAATAGCCGAAATGATAAAAAATGATGAACTCAAAGCTGATGCGTTAGTTAATGTAGCACCTATAGTAAAAAGCAGCATGCTGGAAAAAATAGTAGATAATCTCAACAGTAATGTATTTAGCCTTGAAGATATAGTAGGATTGGCTCCTTTTGTCAGGCGCGATACACTGGACAGGCTTATAAAAGATATTTACCTAGAGAAAATTGATCCTGAACATATTTTAGGTTTAGCGCCCTTTGTAAGCCATGATACGCTGGATAGATTGCTGGAACATTTAGGAGAGACATATATAAATTGCGAATTAATCAGCAATCTGGCACCCTTTTTAAGGCGGGAAGAGTTAGAAAAAGCGCTGTAG
- a CDS encoding SufB/SufD family protein, which produces MNLNAIDSELLKTVADLHKIPRGAFNIRKNGQAVERRSSDHIQVIPKTDKPGIDIIVAPGTKNEAVHIPVLITLSGVVDVVYNTIEIGEGADVVVVAGCGIHNPGSERSQHDGIHEIIVRKGARMRYIEKHYGGGEGTGERVLNPKTILIMEEDSVVEMELTQIKGVDSTLRDTKAKLAKGANLTIVERLMTHGRQEAISDMLIELEGEGCSAKIISRSVARDDSKQVFRPVVVAKAPAKGHVECDSIIMDRGKISSSPAISAEHPEAQLTHEAAIGKIAQEQLMKLETLGLSEKEAEDVILRGFLQ; this is translated from the coding sequence ATGAACTTAAATGCTATTGACAGTGAACTTTTGAAGACTGTGGCAGACTTACACAAAATCCCCAGAGGTGCTTTTAATATACGAAAAAACGGTCAGGCGGTTGAGAGGAGGTCTTCAGACCATATTCAGGTTATACCTAAAACGGATAAGCCGGGCATTGATATTATCGTAGCTCCTGGTACCAAAAACGAGGCTGTCCATATCCCTGTTCTCATCACCCTTTCTGGCGTTGTGGATGTGGTATATAATACCATAGAAATCGGAGAGGGAGCGGATGTCGTTGTAGTAGCAGGTTGTGGTATACACAATCCCGGTTCTGAAAGGTCTCAGCACGACGGAATCCATGAGATAATTGTACGAAAAGGTGCACGCATGAGGTATATTGAGAAACATTATGGTGGGGGTGAAGGCACAGGAGAAAGGGTTTTAAATCCCAAAACCATCCTCATAATGGAAGAAGATTCCGTTGTTGAGATGGAATTGACCCAGATAAAAGGAGTGGACAGTACTTTAAGGGATACAAAGGCGAAGCTTGCAAAGGGTGCAAATCTTACTATTGTTGAACGCCTTATGACCCATGGGCGTCAAGAAGCCATATCGGATATGTTGATAGAGCTGGAAGGCGAAGGGTGCAGCGCTAAGATTATTTCCCGCTCGGTGGCCCGCGATGATTCAAAACAGGTATTTCGTCCCGTTGTGGTGGCCAAAGCGCCTGCAAAAGGCCATGTGGAATGCGATTCTATTATAATGGATAGAGGTAAGATAAGTTCTTCGCCGGCTATATCAGCAGAACATCCTGAGGCCCAGCTTACCCATGAGGCTGCCATAGGCAAGATAGCCCAGGAGCAATTGATGAAACTCGAAACCTTGGGATTATCAGAAAAAGAAGCGGAAGATGTGATTTTGCGGGGATTTTTACAATAG
- a CDS encoding ATP-binding cassette domain-containing protein, translated as MLKIEALSLDVSNGSGDVSILKNINLELESGKFYAITGPNGGGKTSLAKVIMGIYKNTSGKIYLDDTDITDFDITQRARAGISYAFQNPPRFKGLKVKDLLKISAGEKEENVGSVYSRLRAVGLCPQDYLDRECDNSLSGGEMKRIELATVLSRPSKVIIYDEPEAGVDLWSFEKLLNLINKYHSRGGVITIVITHHEKVLSLADEIILIADGEVKEKGSRDKMLNILQDDFRCRWQQDCGGDENELKCY; from the coding sequence ATGTTAAAGATAGAGGCTTTAAGTTTGGATGTTTCTAATGGTTCAGGAGATGTCTCCATACTTAAAAATATAAACCTGGAATTAGAAAGCGGAAAATTTTACGCCATCACCGGCCCCAATGGAGGAGGCAAAACATCTCTTGCCAAGGTGATAATGGGTATATACAAGAATACGTCAGGGAAAATATACCTGGATGACACTGACATAACTGATTTTGACATAACGCAGAGAGCACGAGCTGGCATAAGCTATGCTTTTCAAAATCCTCCCCGATTCAAAGGTTTAAAGGTGAAAGATCTTCTGAAGATATCTGCCGGTGAAAAAGAAGAGAATGTTGGTAGCGTATATTCCCGTTTGAGGGCGGTGGGGCTTTGCCCCCAGGATTATCTGGACAGAGAATGCGACAACAGCCTTTCAGGTGGAGAGATGAAGAGGATAGAACTGGCCACTGTCCTTTCAAGGCCGTCTAAGGTGATAATTTACGACGAGCCAGAGGCAGGGGTTGATCTGTGGAGCTTTGAAAAATTGCTCAATCTCATCAACAAGTATCACTCCAGAGGAGGAGTTATCACTATCGTGATAACTCACCATGAAAAGGTGCTCTCTCTGGCCGACGAGATAATCCTTATAGCTGATGGTGAAGTGAAGGAAAAAGGTAGCAGAGATAAGATGCTAAATATTTTGCAGGATGATTTCAGGTGCAGGTGGCAACAAGATTGTGGAGGTGATGAAAATGAACTTAAATGCTATTGA